The following are from one region of the Chloracidobacterium sp. genome:
- the ygiD gene encoding 4,5-DOPA dioxygenase extradiol, giving the protein MRFPAFFVGHGNPMNALADNGYTQAWSAIGRSVPKPNGVLCISAHWYIPAVAVTAMERPRTIHDFGGFPRELFEFQYPAQGSPDLASRVNELLGGAAAFDTGRWGLDHGTWSILCHIFPDADVPVVQLSINETEPAAFHYELAAKLRPLRDEGVLIVGSGNLVHNLHAYAWGDQSREPFDWALRFEQKARELMAAGDHAPLIGYETLGQDALLSAPTPDHYLPLLYVLAQQQAGDDVSFPVEGFDGGSISMTSARIG; this is encoded by the coding sequence ATGCGCTTTCCGGCATTTTTTGTAGGCCACGGCAATCCGATGAACGCGCTTGCCGACAACGGATACACACAAGCGTGGTCGGCTATCGGCCGCTCGGTTCCAAAACCGAACGGCGTTCTCTGCATCTCGGCTCATTGGTACATTCCGGCCGTCGCGGTGACGGCGATGGAGCGCCCGCGGACGATCCACGATTTCGGCGGGTTTCCGCGCGAGCTTTTTGAGTTTCAATATCCGGCTCAGGGTTCACCCGATCTGGCCTCGCGTGTAAACGAACTTCTGGGCGGCGCGGCGGCCTTCGATACCGGCCGCTGGGGACTCGACCACGGTACCTGGTCTATCCTTTGCCACATTTTTCCCGATGCCGATGTTCCGGTCGTCCAGCTATCGATAAACGAGACCGAACCGGCGGCATTCCATTACGAACTCGCCGCGAAATTGCGGCCGCTAAGAGATGAAGGCGTCCTTATCGTCGGCAGCGGCAATCTTGTTCACAATCTTCACGCCTATGCATGGGGCGATCAGTCGCGTGAGCCCTTCGATTGGGCTCTGCGGTTCGAACAAAAGGCTCGTGAATTGATGGCGGCCGGCGACCATGCTCCGTTGATCGGGTACGAAACGCTCGGCCAGGACGCTTTGCTTTCCGCACCGACGCCGGACCATTACCTTCCGCTCCTGTACGTGCTCGCGCAACAGCAGGCAGGCGATGATGTCAGTTTTCCGGTCGAGGGATTTGACGGCGGCTCGATCTCGATGACATCGGCCCGGATCGGCTGA
- a CDS encoding beta-lactamase family protein, with product MNVSRIAVALFFLALANVMNAQTITTDAKFSKFKETFRSELSEAGIVGGSFVFIRENKTVAEDHYGVANIETNRRVDAETIYHWASNTKPFTGIAIMQLRDRGLLKLDDPVTKYLPELRDVHNKFGSMGEITIRHLMTHSAGFRASTWPWDRGQDWEPFEPTEYSQLVAMFPFTEILFKPGSKFSYSNPGIIFLGRIIEKLTGDDYEVYIDKNIFKPLEMHRSYFDTTPQHLLKHRSHSYFIENGKRKEGRFDANTGITVSNGGLNSPMSDMLKYLNFLIGDVKKSAVYDGVLRRSSLEEMWTPGLDAGSGADGNPPGQSRIGLIFFVTESNGKTLIGHSGHQNGFFSYIDFDPKSESASILVGNTDVSGGNEIQKGLEGRLLKQARTLF from the coding sequence ATGAACGTATCGCGGATCGCCGTCGCTTTGTTCTTTCTCGCCCTCGCAAACGTGATGAACGCTCAGACCATAACAACCGACGCGAAATTCTCGAAGTTCAAAGAGACGTTTCGAAGCGAGCTTTCCGAGGCGGGCATCGTCGGCGGCAGTTTTGTTTTCATAAGAGAAAACAAGACGGTGGCCGAAGATCACTATGGTGTTGCTAATATTGAAACGAACCGCCGCGTCGATGCCGAGACGATCTATCATTGGGCGTCGAACACCAAGCCGTTTACCGGCATCGCGATCATGCAGCTGCGCGATCGCGGACTTTTGAAGCTCGACGATCCGGTGACGAAGTATCTACCCGAGCTTCGCGACGTACATAATAAATTCGGCTCGATGGGCGAGATAACGATCCGTCATTTAATGACTCACTCGGCCGGATTTCGAGCTTCGACGTGGCCGTGGGATCGCGGTCAGGACTGGGAACCGTTTGAGCCGACAGAGTATTCACAGCTTGTCGCGATGTTTCCGTTCACAGAGATCTTGTTCAAACCCGGCAGTAAGTTCAGCTACTCAAATCCGGGGATCATCTTTCTTGGCCGTATTATCGAGAAGCTCACCGGCGACGATTACGAGGTCTATATCGACAAAAATATCTTTAAGCCGCTTGAGATGCACCGCAGCTATTTCGACACGACGCCGCAGCATTTGCTGAAACACCGCTCGCATTCGTATTTCATCGAAAACGGTAAGAGAAAGGAAGGACGCTTTGATGCAAACACCGGCATCACCGTTTCTAACGGCGGATTGAATTCGCCGATGTCGGATATGTTGAAATATCTAAATTTTCTTATCGGTGATGTCAAGAAAAGTGCGGTTTACGATGGGGTGCTAAGACGCTCTTCACTCGAAGAGATGTGGACGCCGGGGCTTGACGCCGGTTCCGGAGCGGATGGCAACCCTCCGGGTCAATCGCGGATCGGCCTGATATTTTTCGTCACCGAATCAAACGGCAAAACACTCATTGGTCACAGCGGCCATCAGAACGGATTCTTTAGCTATATCGACTTTGATCCGAAATCCGAATCCGCATCGATCTTGGTGGGCAACACCGACGTATCAGGCGGAAACGAAATACAGAAGGGTCTGGAAGGGAGGTTGCTAAAACAGGCGAGAACCCTATTCTAA
- a CDS encoding cysteine desulfurase-like protein, whose amino-acid sequence MNMQVSPQTPRSLSDIRDDFPALSRTHAGWPVAYFDGPGGTQVPRPVVEAMTDYLYDHNANTHWGYPTSDETDAMIAGAREAFADLFNATPDEVVFGQNMTTLTFHLARALGRQFATGDEIVVTELDHHANVDTWRSLETDRGVVIRVLPMDIESGQLLLDELPGLLNERTRVVAIGAASNAIGTISDVSAACAMAREAGAMSFVDAVHFAPHNLIDVSAIGCDFLACSAYKFYGPHIGIMYGRKRLLETADFPKLRPAPDNAPDRAETGTQSHESIVGAGAAVDFIASLGQGPTRRERLADGFARMHEKDAPLTRMLWHGLSSIEGVRVYGPGPEAKRTSLVSFTVGGIPSSEVSKALTGRGIFISHGDFYASTVLERLGVAEQGLVRAGISLYTTSDEIDRLLEGVRDIAKGRS is encoded by the coding sequence ATGAATATGCAGGTCTCACCGCAAACACCAAGATCACTTTCAGATATCCGTGACGATTTTCCGGCGTTGTCCCGAACCCATGCCGGGTGGCCCGTTGCATATTTCGACGGGCCGGGCGGTACGCAGGTGCCGCGACCGGTCGTCGAAGCGATGACCGATTATCTCTATGATCATAACGCCAACACGCATTGGGGTTATCCGACGAGCGACGAGACCGATGCGATGATCGCAGGTGCACGCGAAGCGTTTGCCGATCTTTTCAACGCTACTCCGGACGAGGTCGTCTTCGGCCAGAACATGACGACGCTGACGTTTCATCTGGCACGTGCGCTCGGGCGTCAGTTTGCCACCGGCGACGAGATCGTGGTGACCGAGCTTGACCATCACGCGAACGTCGATACGTGGCGGTCGCTTGAGACGGATCGCGGCGTGGTGATCCGTGTGCTGCCGATGGATATCGAGAGCGGGCAGCTTTTGCTCGACGAATTGCCCGGCCTGCTTAATGAACGGACGAGGGTAGTTGCGATCGGGGCGGCGTCAAACGCGATCGGAACGATAAGCGATGTTTCAGCCGCATGCGCGATGGCGAGAGAAGCGGGCGCAATGAGCTTCGTCGATGCTGTTCATTTTGCGCCGCATAACCTGATCGACGTCAGTGCGATAGGCTGCGACTTTCTTGCCTGCTCGGCCTACAAATTCTATGGGCCGCACATCGGTATCATGTACGGCCGCAAGAGACTTTTAGAGACCGCCGATTTTCCGAAACTGCGTCCGGCTCCGGACAACGCGCCCGATCGGGCAGAGACCGGTACCCAAAGCCATGAGTCGATCGTCGGTGCCGGGGCCGCCGTTGATTTCATCGCGTCGCTCGGCCAGGGCCCGACCCGAAGGGAACGGCTCGCTGATGGGTTCGCCCGGATGCATGAAAAGGACGCTCCGTTGACACGGATGCTCTGGCACGGGCTGTCGTCGATCGAAGGCGTCCGGGTTTACGGGCCCGGCCCAGAAGCGAAAAGAACCTCTCTGGTCTCATTCACCGTTGGCGGCATTCCGTCGAGCGAGGTCAGCAAGGCGCTGACCGGCCGAGGCATCTTCATCTCGCACGGAGATTTTTATGCCTCGACCGTATTGGAGCGATTGGGTGTCGCCGAGCAGGGGTTAGTGCGTGCAGGCATCAGCCTTTACACGACAAGCGATGAGATCGATCGGCTGCTCGAAGGCGTTCGCGATATAGCAAAAGGCCGATCATGA
- the tkt gene encoding transketolase, with amino-acid sequence MTTATKPTKKINIGTLCINTIRTLSLDAIQKANSGHPGLPLGMAPAAYVLWTKFLRHNPKNPKWFGRDRFLLSAGHGSMLIYSLLHLTGYDLRLDEIKNFRQLHSRTPGHPENFLTPGVEITTGPLGQGFANGVGMAMAQAHLAARFNKPGYKLIDGHIYGIVSDGDLMEGVSYEAASMAGHLKLGSLIYLYDDNRITIDGSTDLAFSEDVTKRFESCGWAVSTVEDGNDIKAIEAAIRAAKKIKDKPKLIRVKTIIGFGMPKQGTSKAHSDAPGADAVKETKRNLGWPENKSFFIPKEALAHFRLAVKTGAALEKDWNAALKKYEKAHPSLAAEFSSRIGRNLPDGWESALPNFDGVEAKATRAYSGDVINAIAATIPAMIGGSADLSPSNNTVIKASADFQAGQYGSRNIHFGVREHAMGSTMNGMALYGGVIPFGGTFQTFSDYMRPAIRLAALSHIQVIYVFTHDSIGLGEDGPTHQSVEHIAAMRAIPNLAVIRPCDAHETREAWRAALKRTNAPTAFAYSRQKVALIDRREFAGADGLHKGAYVLAEAADKAGKKAEPKLILIATGSEVGLALEAREKLNAAGTPTRVVSMPCWEFFDDQSAKYKESVLPAKVKARLAIEAGVSLGWYKYIGDHGDTLTVDRFGASAPAEDVFRDYGFTVENVVKLAKKLK; translated from the coding sequence ATGACAACCGCGACCAAACCGACCAAAAAGATCAATATCGGCACACTTTGCATCAATACCATCCGCACGCTTTCTTTGGACGCGATCCAGAAGGCGAATTCGGGGCATCCGGGCCTGCCGCTTGGGATGGCACCAGCTGCGTATGTACTGTGGACGAAATTCCTGCGCCACAATCCAAAGAACCCCAAGTGGTTTGGCCGCGACCGGTTTCTGCTTTCCGCCGGCCATGGTTCGATGCTGATCTACTCGCTGCTTCACCTGACGGGCTACGATCTCAGGCTTGATGAGATCAAAAATTTTCGCCAGCTGCATTCGCGTACGCCTGGGCATCCTGAGAATTTCCTTACGCCGGGCGTCGAGATAACGACCGGCCCGCTCGGGCAAGGATTTGCCAACGGCGTCGGCATGGCGATGGCTCAGGCTCATCTCGCTGCCAGGTTCAACAAACCCGGCTACAAGCTGATCGACGGTCACATTTACGGCATCGTTTCAGATGGCGATCTGATGGAAGGCGTAAGCTACGAGGCCGCTTCAATGGCCGGACATTTGAAGCTCGGTAGCTTGATCTACCTTTATGACGACAACCGCATCACGATCGACGGTTCGACCGATCTCGCGTTTTCCGAGGACGTCACGAAACGTTTCGAATCGTGCGGCTGGGCGGTCTCGACGGTCGAGGACGGCAACGATATCAAGGCGATCGAGGCTGCCATCCGCGCCGCAAAGAAAATAAAGGACAAGCCGAAACTCATCCGCGTAAAGACCATCATCGGGTTCGGTATGCCGAAGCAGGGTACTTCGAAAGCACACTCGGACGCGCCCGGCGCCGACGCCGTGAAGGAGACCAAACGCAACCTTGGCTGGCCCGAGAACAAGAGCTTTTTCATTCCAAAAGAAGCCCTCGCACATTTTCGTTTGGCCGTGAAAACTGGTGCCGCACTCGAAAAAGACTGGAATGCGGCGCTCAAAAAATATGAGAAGGCACACCCATCGCTCGCCGCTGAATTTTCGAGCCGTATCGGCCGAAATCTACCGGACGGATGGGAATCGGCCCTGCCGAATTTCGACGGTGTCGAGGCCAAGGCAACGCGTGCCTATAGCGGCGACGTGATAAACGCTATCGCCGCGACGATCCCTGCGATGATCGGCGGCTCGGCCGACCTTTCGCCATCGAACAACACGGTGATCAAGGCGTCTGCCGATTTCCAGGCCGGGCAGTACGGCAGCCGCAACATACACTTTGGCGTCCGCGAACACGCGATGGGTTCGACGATGAACGGCATGGCGCTTTACGGCGGCGTCATCCCGTTCGGCGGTACGTTTCAGACGTTTTCAGATTATATGCGGCCCGCTATCCGGCTTGCCGCTCTTTCGCACATTCAGGTCATTTACGTGTTCACGCACGATTCGATCGGGCTCGGCGAAGACGGCCCGACGCACCAATCTGTCGAGCACATTGCGGCGATGCGCGCGATCCCGAATCTTGCCGTCATTCGTCCCTGCGATGCACACGAGACCCGCGAAGCCTGGCGTGCCGCGCTCAAGCGCACGAATGCGCCGACCGCATTCGCCTATTCGCGGCAAAAGGTCGCCTTGATCGACCGGAGGGAATTTGCCGGGGCCGACGGCCTCCACAAAGGCGCGTATGTTCTCGCCGAGGCCGCGGACAAGGCCGGCAAAAAGGCCGAACCAAAGCTGATCCTCATCGCGACCGGTTCCGAGGTCGGCCTTGCGCTCGAGGCCCGCGAAAAATTGAATGCCGCCGGCACACCGACCCGCGTCGTTTCAATGCCCTGCTGGGAGTTCTTTGATGACCAATCTGCCAAATACAAAGAATCGGTCCTGCCCGCAAAAGTAAAGGCCCGCCTCGCCATCGAAGCCGGCGTCTCACTCGGTTGGTACAAATACATCGGCGACCACGGCGATACGCTGACCGTCGACCGCTTCGGCGCCTCAGCTCCGGCGGAAGATGTTTTTCGAGATTACGGGTTTACTGTCGAGAATGTCGTTAAGCTGGCAAAGAAATTGAAGTAG
- a CDS encoding alanine racemase has product MHLVSLDIKTPSLLLDIARVRRNAERMSGKARELGVRLRPHIKTHKCIEVAKIQTAGHSGAITVSTLAEAKAFAKHGFSDITYAVPVEPGKFERAIGLVRGGLKLNLLTDDAETVKALDAAAGKAGVSFDVFVKIDCGTHRVGVEPDTPEAVEIPRIIFDAKNLNFAGILTHAGHSYNARTIDEIVAVARHERDSMVELAERLRTQSIEVPTVSIGSTPTMSTIDHLDGIDEIRPGNYVFFDNFQATLGSCRSEDTALTVLTAVIHKDAARRKLVVDAGAIALSKDRGPIGLDPHCGYGRVLDLEGSDTGMRVAGMSQEHGEIEAGESTLFDRLSVGDRVRILANHSCLTAAQHSHYNVIENGDVVGRWEIHRGW; this is encoded by the coding sequence ATGCATCTGGTTTCTCTCGATATTAAAACGCCTTCACTTCTGCTCGACATCGCTCGTGTTCGCCGCAATGCCGAGCGGATGAGCGGAAAGGCGCGCGAGTTGGGCGTCCGCCTGCGGCCGCATATCAAGACGCATAAGTGTATTGAAGTAGCAAAGATACAGACCGCCGGACACAGCGGGGCGATCACGGTCTCGACGCTTGCCGAGGCAAAGGCGTTCGCGAAACACGGTTTCAGCGACATCACATACGCGGTGCCGGTCGAGCCGGGAAAGTTTGAGCGGGCGATCGGGTTAGTTCGCGGCGGCCTTAAGCTGAACCTGCTGACCGACGATGCCGAGACGGTGAAAGCTTTGGACGCGGCGGCGGGAAAAGCCGGTGTTTCGTTCGATGTTTTCGTAAAGATCGATTGCGGAACGCATCGTGTCGGCGTTGAGCCCGACACGCCGGAGGCAGTCGAGATCCCGCGAATTATCTTCGACGCGAAAAACCTAAATTTCGCCGGAATTCTCACCCACGCCGGACATTCTTACAACGCTCGGACCATCGACGAGATCGTAGCCGTTGCGCGTCACGAACGCGATTCGATGGTCGAACTTGCCGAGCGGCTGCGTACCCAAAGCATTGAGGTTCCGACCGTCAGCATCGGCTCGACGCCGACGATGTCCACGATCGATCATCTCGACGGCATCGACGAGATCCGCCCCGGCAACTATGTCTTCTTTGATAACTTTCAGGCGACGCTCGGCAGCTGCAGATCTGAGGATACTGCACTGACCGTTCTCACCGCGGTCATTCATAAGGACGCCGCCCGCAGAAAACTCGTCGTTGACGCCGGCGCCATCGCACTTTCAAAAGACCGCGGCCCGATCGGGCTCGATCCGCATTGCGGTTATGGCCGCGTCCTTGACCTTGAAGGCAGCGACACCGGAATGCGCGTCGCCGGAATGTCGCAGGAACACGGCGAGATCGAGGCCGGCGAGAGCACTTTGTTCGACCGACTCAGCGTCGGCGACCGCGTTCGCATCCTCGCAAACCACTCATGCCTCACGGCGGCTCAACATTCGCATTACAACGTGATCGAGAACGGGGACGTCGTCGGCCGATGGGAGATCCATCGCGGTTGGTGA
- a CDS encoding aldehyde dehydrogenase family protein: MLPVQTAETQQMEIVSVNPATGDEIGRLPVTPPGEVRAAVVRSREVFLDWRSTAFAERKRLVMKARELILAEMDEIARLISDESGKPVAEALSMEIAPVLDLMQYFAKKTEKLLRPRNVGIGLYGLLGRSSKIIYKPLGVVGIIPAWNYPFSIPLGEAVMAVMAGNTVVIKPSELTPFVGLRIGEIFEKAGFPDGCIQIVTGGGETGAALVDSAPDKIMFTGSVATGKKILAAAAENMTSVVLELGGKDPMVVFDDADLELAAAGAVWGAFCNSGQSCSSVERLYVQEGVADRLTKLIVEKTRELKQGPGNAEDVSIGAMSSERQIKIVEDHVNDLRECGATIEIGGKRNQAFAGTDANLFFEPTVISGAANEMRAMQEETFGPTLPIATFKTEEEAIALANDSEFGLTASVWTSDRSRGRRVAERIEAGSVCINEVLYTHGIGQTPWGGFKNSGRGRTHGLEGLMELVQPQHIHTNRIALLPDAWWMPYSPTAVETFRGFAAKFASGSLLKTATLLPQLWKRIRELKK; encoded by the coding sequence ATGCTGCCTGTACAAACCGCTGAAACGCAACAAATGGAGATCGTCTCGGTCAATCCCGCGACCGGCGACGAGATCGGCCGGCTGCCGGTGACACCGCCCGGTGAAGTTCGGGCCGCGGTCGTTCGTTCGCGCGAGGTCTTCCTTGATTGGAGATCGACGGCCTTTGCCGAACGAAAGCGGTTGGTGATGAAGGCACGCGAGTTGATACTCGCCGAAATGGACGAGATCGCCAGGCTTATATCCGACGAATCGGGCAAGCCGGTGGCCGAGGCACTTTCGATGGAGATCGCACCGGTGCTCGACCTGATGCAGTATTTTGCAAAGAAGACCGAAAAACTGCTTCGTCCCCGAAATGTCGGCATCGGCCTTTATGGCCTGCTCGGCCGGTCGTCAAAGATCATTTACAAACCGCTCGGCGTCGTCGGCATCATTCCGGCGTGGAACTATCCGTTCTCGATACCGCTCGGCGAGGCGGTAATGGCGGTGATGGCTGGCAACACAGTTGTCATCAAGCCTTCAGAACTTACTCCGTTCGTTGGGCTGAGGATCGGCGAGATCTTTGAGAAAGCCGGCTTTCCCGATGGCTGCATACAGATCGTCACGGGCGGCGGCGAGACGGGCGCGGCCCTGGTCGATTCCGCACCGGACAAGATAATGTTCACCGGCTCGGTCGCGACAGGGAAAAAGATCCTCGCGGCCGCGGCAGAGAATATGACCTCGGTAGTTCTCGAACTCGGCGGCAAGGACCCGATGGTCGTTTTTGATGACGCCGATCTCGAACTCGCCGCTGCCGGTGCCGTTTGGGGAGCTTTCTGCAATTCCGGCCAGTCGTGCTCGTCGGTCGAACGGCTTTATGTTCAGGAAGGCGTTGCCGATCGGCTGACAAAGCTCATCGTTGAAAAGACGCGTGAATTGAAACAAGGCCCGGGCAACGCCGAGGATGTATCGATCGGCGCGATGTCCTCAGAACGGCAGATCAAGATCGTCGAAGACCACGTTAACGATCTCAGAGAATGCGGCGCGACGATCGAGATCGGCGGAAAGCGGAATCAGGCCTTCGCGGGAACTGACGCGAACTTGTTTTTTGAACCGACCGTCATCAGCGGCGCCGCAAACGAGATGCGCGCGATGCAGGAAGAGACCTTTGGCCCGACCCTTCCGATCGCGACCTTTAAGACCGAGGAAGAGGCGATCGCGCTTGCCAATGATTCCGAATTCGGATTGACCGCTAGCGTCTGGACGAGCGATCGTTCGAGAGGCCGCCGTGTTGCCGAGCGTATCGAAGCGGGTTCCGTGTGCATCAACGAAGTGTTGTATACGCATGGCATCGGGCAAACGCCCTGGGGCGGCTTTAAGAACAGCGGACGCGGGCGCACGCATGGGCTCGAGGGCCTGATGGAACTCGTCCAGCCGCAGCACATCCACACCAACCGCATCGCACTGCTGCCGGACGCCTGGTGGATGCCCTATTCACCGACCGCCGTCGAGACCTTTCGCGGCTTTGCTGCCAAGTTCGCCTCGGGCTCGCTGCTCAAGACCGCGACCCTGCTGCCGCAGCTGTGGAAGCGCATTCGTGAACTGAAGAAATAG
- a CDS encoding serine/threonine-protein kinase: MFTGTQFGRYEIRSKLGEGGMGEVYAALDPVLERSVAIKLLPTEFTLDDDRRSRFRQEARVVSALNHPNIITIYEIGENEHGSFLATEFVEGTTLRELIKRETLSLPRVLKIVEQTANALVAAHHAGIVHRDIKPENIMVRDDSIVKVLDFGLAKPKVPIGDEENNENNRTIPGTVMGSARYMSPEQARGLEVDERTDIWSLGVVLYEMLMGNAPFDGETTADTIAAVVYKEPEPLVDHLPNIPSELSRIVRKALQKDREERYQDVKDLALDIKDLLHELEHANSGNRSGHTSSSPNFSENPTMIHRTVSGNHPTEQHVAVVSEGVRPHDRRKVSRIRTAVAVSLGMLLASAIGFGFYAWFDSPARLSDTAFVKPQISRINTDGRVMLPAISPDGKYVAYVSGEIGSRSLVVRQIATDSTITVVPTTPLNLQSIGFSPSGDHIYYTQTNNDFTISTLYQVPTLGGPSKRMIEDVDSAVAFAPDGKQFAFVRHIPKTNDDLIVVVNTSTLEQQEFISTEATEYDFFVPKLAWSPDGLRILTGAGLRQSGFVTRTDIVEIAVGSKEVKAINSREFFTAGNFAWLADGSGYVFTGRMTQNDAVQVWLASYPVGQLHQVTNDLNDYVDLGIAGDGRSIVTIKGDATGSIWRYSTADKTAAQITSDSRNVEGKGGLFQRTDGALIFTRNDGKEADLWLADADGKNGRALFQEAGFALDPVASRDGRFVVFNLQKDKRSRIWRMNTDGTGAVPLTEDDPDIIDLSPQITPDGKTVIFQRRIANEDRFKLMKVAIDGGKPEVFYENEARGVFHPRISPDGKRIAFASYDMATFGKTLHIATIDGANFGKVERDVEYNLINGFVWAPDSRELTILTNRGGSQNLWRQPIDGSAAAPITDFKSGRIFNYQWSSNGKDILIARGSVNNDLILIRDGLIGDGTSDVTKRQTGSRRRANS, encoded by the coding sequence ATGTTTACGGGAACGCAATTCGGTCGATACGAGATCCGCTCCAAATTAGGCGAGGGCGGAATGGGCGAGGTTTATGCCGCGCTCGACCCAGTCCTCGAACGAAGCGTCGCGATCAAGCTGCTGCCGACCGAATTTACCCTCGATGACGACCGCAGAAGCCGCTTTCGGCAGGAAGCAAGGGTCGTTTCGGCCTTAAATCATCCTAATATCATCACCATTTACGAGATCGGCGAGAACGAGCATGGGAGCTTTCTGGCGACCGAGTTCGTCGAGGGCACGACGCTCCGCGAGTTGATCAAACGCGAGACGCTGAGCTTGCCGCGTGTCCTGAAGATAGTCGAGCAGACGGCCAACGCCCTCGTTGCCGCTCACCACGCAGGAATAGTCCACCGCGACATCAAACCCGAGAACATAATGGTGCGCGATGATTCGATCGTCAAGGTACTCGATTTCGGGCTTGCCAAGCCGAAAGTGCCGATCGGCGACGAAGAGAATAACGAGAACAACCGGACGATTCCGGGAACGGTGATGGGCAGTGCCCGTTACATGTCGCCGGAACAGGCCCGCGGACTCGAGGTTGACGAGCGTACCGACATCTGGAGCCTTGGCGTCGTTCTTTACGAGATGCTGATGGGCAATGCTCCTTTCGACGGTGAGACTACTGCCGACACGATCGCGGCGGTGGTTTACAAAGAACCCGAGCCCTTGGTCGACCATTTGCCGAATATTCCGTCTGAACTAAGCCGGATCGTCCGAAAGGCGCTTCAAAAAGATCGTGAAGAGCGTTATCAGGACGTAAAGGACCTTGCTCTCGACATCAAAGACCTGCTGCACGAACTTGAACACGCCAACAGCGGCAACCGTTCGGGCCACACGTCCTCGTCGCCGAATTTCAGCGAGAATCCGACGATGATCCATCGGACGGTCAGCGGCAACCATCCGACCGAGCAGCATGTCGCCGTGGTTTCCGAAGGTGTTCGGCCGCACGATCGGCGAAAAGTCTCGCGGATCAGAACGGCCGTTGCGGTCAGCCTGGGCATGCTTTTGGCATCGGCGATCGGTTTTGGTTTCTATGCGTGGTTCGACAGCCCTGCCCGGTTGTCCGATACGGCTTTCGTGAAACCCCAGATCTCACGGATCAATACCGACGGCCGCGTGATGCTCCCGGCGATCTCGCCGGACGGCAAGTACGTCGCATACGTCAGCGGCGAGATCGGCAGCCGCAGCCTCGTCGTTCGCCAGATAGCGACCGACAGCACGATAACGGTCGTCCCGACGACCCCGCTTAACCTTCAGTCGATCGGGTTTTCGCCGTCGGGCGACCATATATATTACACACAGACGAATAACGATTTTACGATCAGCACGCTTTATCAGGTGCCGACGCTCGGCGGGCCGTCAAAGCGAATGATCGAGGATGTTGACAGCGCGGTCGCTTTTGCTCCGGATGGCAAGCAGTTCGCCTTTGTCCGGCACATCCCGAAAACGAACGATGACTTGATAGTGGTCGTCAATACTTCGACGCTCGAGCAGCAGGAATTCATCAGCACCGAAGCGACCGAGTACGACTTCTTCGTCCCGAAACTTGCGTGGTCGCCCGACGGGCTTCGCATCCTGACCGGCGCAGGCCTTAGACAAAGCGGTTTCGTCACACGGACCGATATCGTTGAGATAGCGGTCGGCAGCAAAGAGGTCAAAGCAATAAACAGCCGTGAGTTCTTTACCGCCGGGAACTTCGCGTGGCTTGCCGATGGCTCGGGCTATGTCTTTACCGGCCGGATGACGCAGAACGACGCGGTTCAGGTCTGGCTTGCCTCATATCCGGTCGGCCAGCTTCATCAGGTCACGAATGACCTCAACGATTACGTGGATCTCGGCATCGCCGGCGACGGACGCAGCATCGTTACCATCAAGGGCGATGCGACTGGCTCGATCTGGCGATATTCGACCGCCGATAAGACCGCGGCACAGATAACGTCTGACAGCAGAAATGTCGAGGGCAAGGGCGGCCTTTTCCAGCGAACCGACGGTGCGCTGATCTTTACGAGAAACGACGGCAAAGAGGCCGACCTCTGGCTTGCCGACGCCGACGGAAAGAACGGCAGGGCATTGTTTCAGGAGGCCGGTTTTGCGCTCGACCCAGTTGCCTCTCGCGACGGCCGCTTTGTGGTCTTCAATCTGCAGAAGGACAAACGATCGCGGATCTGGCGGATGAACACCGATGGCACGGGAGCCGTTCCTTTGACCGAGGACGACCCCGACATTATCGATCTCAGCCCGCAGATCACGCCCGACGGCAAGACCGTCATCTTTCAGCGGCGGATAGCCAACGAGGATCGGTTCAAGCTGATGAAGGTCGCGATCGATGGTGGAAAACCTGAGGTCTTTTACGAAAATGAAGCACGGGGAGTGTTTCATCCCCGGATCTCGCCCGACGGTAAACGCATCGCTTTTGCCAGTTACGACATGGCGACCTTCGGCAAGACGCTTCACATCGCGACCATCGACGGTGCGAATTTCGGCAAGGTCGAACGCGATGTCGAATACAATCTGATAAATGGTTTCGTCTGGGCGCCGGACAGCAGAGAATTGACCATCCTGACCAATCGCGGAGGTTCGCAGAACCTGTGGCGGCAGCCGATCGACGGTTCGGCGGCAGCACCGATCACCGATTTCAAGTCGGGGCGAATATTCAATTATCAATGGTCGAGCAACGGCAAGGATATTCTGATCGCCCGCGGCTCTGTCAATAACGATCTGATACTTATCCGTGACGGGTTGATCGGAGATGGCACCAGCGACGTTACAAAAAGGCAAACGGGCTCGCGGCGCCGGGCAAACTCATGA